The Caulifigura coniformis genome includes a region encoding these proteins:
- a CDS encoding N-acetylglucosamine-6-phosphate deacetylase, whose amino-acid sequence MNFTNGTLVLRDRLLTGASLEVVGESIKGISAARADAESIDLDGGYLVPGFVDLHVHGGAGHDFMDGTASAFDAICRCHARHGTTSLAATSTAADAPYILRFLRECRAAKGRDTGGARVLGAHFYGPYFAANARGVHPGTPIRAPEESEFQHYLDYSDIFCTATIAPELPGAEVFARACASRGIRLNAGHSHATFGQVVDAINWGVRHIDHLFCAMSDRAKLRQSQTFPMRGGMMEATLFFDDLTTEVIADGKHLDGALLRLAYKCKGPERLALVTDAMRAVDCPDGEYTFGPPEHGERIRRFSNVGVTMDGTALASGVMGMDACVRTFLSEVPETNLVDVIRMATLTPARILGLEQSIGSLEAGKLADVVALDAELNVKLVYVAGRKVFDRSAT is encoded by the coding sequence GTGAATTTCACGAACGGGACGCTGGTCCTGCGGGACAGGTTGCTGACGGGCGCATCGCTCGAGGTCGTCGGCGAGTCCATCAAGGGCATTTCAGCGGCTCGCGCCGATGCGGAGTCGATTGATCTCGACGGGGGTTATCTCGTTCCCGGCTTCGTGGACCTGCACGTTCACGGCGGAGCAGGGCATGACTTCATGGACGGGACAGCGTCGGCCTTCGACGCCATCTGCCGGTGTCATGCACGACACGGCACAACGAGCCTGGCGGCGACGAGCACGGCCGCGGACGCCCCTTACATCCTGCGGTTTCTTCGGGAGTGTCGGGCGGCGAAGGGGCGGGACACGGGCGGCGCCCGGGTTCTGGGTGCTCACTTCTACGGCCCTTATTTCGCCGCGAACGCCCGTGGAGTTCATCCGGGGACTCCGATCCGGGCGCCCGAAGAGAGCGAATTCCAGCATTACCTCGACTACTCGGACATCTTCTGCACGGCGACGATTGCTCCCGAGTTGCCGGGAGCAGAAGTGTTCGCGCGGGCCTGCGCTTCGCGCGGCATTCGACTGAATGCCGGGCACTCCCATGCGACGTTCGGCCAGGTGGTCGACGCGATCAACTGGGGGGTGCGGCACATCGATCACCTGTTCTGCGCGATGTCCGATCGGGCCAAGTTGAGGCAGTCGCAGACGTTCCCGATGCGCGGCGGCATGATGGAAGCCACGCTTTTCTTCGATGACCTCACGACAGAAGTGATCGCCGACGGCAAGCACCTGGACGGAGCGCTCCTGCGGCTGGCGTACAAGTGCAAGGGACCGGAGCGGTTGGCGCTGGTCACGGACGCGATGCGGGCGGTGGACTGCCCGGATGGCGAGTACACCTTCGGGCCTCCCGAGCACGGCGAGCGCATCCGCCGATTCAGCAACGTGGGAGTGACGATGGACGGGACGGCGCTCGCATCGGGCGTCATGGGCATGGACGCCTGTGTGCGGACATTCCTGTCGGAGGTTCCGGAGACGAATCTTGTCGACGTGATTCGGATGGCAACGTTGACGCCGGCCCGGATTCTCGGGCTGGAACAGTCGATCGGCAGTCTCGAGGCGGGCAAGCTGGCCGACGTCGTGGCGCTGGATGCAGAACTGAATGTGAAGCTGGTGTACGTGGCAGGTCGGAAGGTCTTCGATCGGAGCGCAACATGA
- the gmd gene encoding GDP-mannose 4,6-dehydratase, with protein MRPKLPPRTGKKALITGITGQDGSYLAELLLAKGYDVYGVIRRSSSFNTGRIDHIYQDPHEKDVRLHLQYGDLNDSSSMNRLLKVVRPDEIYNLGAQSHVKVSFEIPEYSGEVTGLGAVRLLEAMRDLDLDARFYQASSSELYGKVVETPQTETTPFYPRSPYACAKAYAFYITKNYRESYGMFAVNGILFNHESPRRGETFVTRKVTRAVAAIKHGKQDCLYLGNIDAKRDWGFAGDYVEAMWLMLQAKEPDDYVVATNETHTVREFCELAFAHAGMPITWKGTGEDEHALGPDGRILIRIDPAYFRPAEVDLLLGNPAKAKADLGWEPKVKFEHLVKMMVDSDMEDLKG; from the coding sequence ATGCGACCGAAGCTGCCCCCCCGTACCGGCAAGAAGGCCCTGATTACCGGGATCACCGGCCAGGACGGTTCCTATCTCGCGGAGCTTCTGCTGGCCAAGGGCTATGACGTGTACGGAGTGATCCGCCGTTCGAGCTCGTTCAACACGGGCCGCATTGACCACATCTATCAGGACCCGCACGAGAAGGACGTCCGGCTGCACCTGCAGTACGGCGACCTGAACGATTCGTCGTCGATGAACCGTCTTCTGAAAGTGGTTCGTCCCGATGAGATCTACAACCTGGGCGCGCAGTCGCACGTCAAAGTCTCGTTCGAAATTCCGGAGTACTCGGGCGAAGTGACCGGTCTCGGGGCCGTCCGCCTGCTGGAGGCGATGCGCGACCTCGACCTGGATGCCCGGTTCTACCAGGCTTCATCGTCGGAGCTGTACGGCAAAGTCGTCGAGACTCCGCAGACGGAAACGACGCCATTCTATCCGCGGAGCCCGTATGCCTGTGCCAAGGCGTATGCGTTCTACATCACGAAGAACTACCGCGAGTCGTACGGCATGTTTGCCGTGAACGGCATCCTGTTCAATCACGAGTCGCCCCGTCGCGGCGAGACGTTCGTGACCCGGAAGGTGACCCGGGCGGTTGCGGCGATTAAGCACGGCAAGCAGGACTGCCTGTACCTCGGCAACATCGATGCGAAGCGCGATTGGGGATTTGCCGGCGACTACGTTGAAGCCATGTGGCTGATGTTGCAGGCCAAAGAACCGGACGACTACGTCGTGGCCACGAATGAAACGCACACCGTTCGCGAGTTCTGCGAACTGGCGTTTGCCCACGCCGGAATGCCGATTACCTGGAAAGGGACGGGCGAGGACGAACACGCACTTGGTCCCGATGGTCGCATCCTGATCAGGATCGATCCGGCTTACTTCAGGCCGGCGGAAGTCGACCTGCTTCTCGGCAACCCGGCCAAGGCGAAGGCGGATCTGGGTTGGGAGCCGAAAGTGAAGTTCGAGCACCTCGTGAAGATGATGGTCGACTCTGACATGGAAGACCTGAAGGGCTAG